Sequence from the Acidobacteriota bacterium genome:
CGGCGTCGCTCCTCCCGGTGGTCGAAGCGGGCGGCCCGACGGCGCCCTCCGATCCCGAGCGCGTCGCGACGATCCTCACGCGCCCTCTCGATCCCGTCTCGCTTCAGGAGGCGCTCCGCCGGGCGGGCGCCCACGCGAAGCTCCTCGGCGAGCTCCACGAGCTGAGGCGGCGCGTCGAGGATCAGGGGAAGGAGCTTCGCGAGCTGAACCGGATCGGCATCGCCCTCTCGTCGGAGCGCAACCGCGACGCCCTCCTCGCGATGATCCTGACGAAGTGCCGCGAGATCACGTCGGCCGACGCGGGGAGCCTCTACCTCGTCGAGAGAAAAGAGGGGGCCGCCCCCTCCGAGACCGATTTCTTCGCCGACAAGTGCCTCCTCTTCAGCCTCGCGCAGAACGACAGCGTCAACGTCCCGTTCAGGGCCTCGAGGATGGAGATCAGCCGCCAGAGCCTCGCGGGGTACGCGGCCCTCACCGGAGAGCCGCTCCACATCGAGGACGCGTACGCGATCCGGGGGGACGCCGAGTACCGCTTCAACCGCGCCTTCGACACCGCCTCCGGGTACCGGACCAAGTCGCTCCTCATCATCCCGATGCGGAACCACAAGGACGAGACGATCGGCGTCCTCCAGCTCATCAACCGGAAGCGGGACGCCCGGGCGACCCTGACGGGCCCGGCGGCGGTGGACGATCAGGTGATCCCCTTCGGGAGGCGCACGACGGAGCTGGCGTCGTCCCTTTCCAGCCAGGCCGCGGTCGCCATCGAGAACGCCCGATTGTACGAGGAGATCCAGATCCTCTTCGAGGGGTTCATCCGGGCGTCGGTGACGGCGATCGAGAGCCGCGATCCGACCACGTCCGGGCACTCCGAGCGCGTCGCGGTCCTGACGGTCGGCCTCGCCGAGAGAGTCGATCGCGTGGAGGCGGGCCCCTACGCGGGCCGGCGCTTCTCGCGCACCGACCTCAAGGAGATCAAGTACGCGTCGCTCCTCCACGACTTCGGGAAGATCGGCGTGAAGGAGAACGTCCTCCTCAAGGAGAAGAAGCTCTACGCCCACGAGCTCCAGGCGATCCGCGATCGCTTCGCGATCGTGCGGCGCTCGCTCGAGCTCGACGCCTCGCGCCGGAAGCTGCGCCACTTCCTGGAGCTCGGGCGCGAGGAGGCGATGGCGGCCGCGGCCTCGGTCGACCCCGATCTCGCCGCGCGCCTCGCCGAGCTCGATCGCTTCCTCGAGACGGTCGTCCAGTCGAACGAGCCGACGGTCCTGAAGGAGGAGGGCTCCGCGCTCCTCAAGGTGATCGCCGCGACGCTCGTCGAGGACGCCGAGGGGAAGCCGGTCCCCCTCCTGTCGCCCTGGGAGGCGGCGAACCTCGGCATCGGGAGGGGCTCCCTGAGCCCCGAGGAGCGGCGCGAGATCGAGTCGCACGTCACGCACACCTTCCAGTTCCTGTCGAACATCCCGTGGACGCGCGAGCTGAGGCAGGTGCCGCGGATCGCCTACGCGCACCACGAGAAGCTCAACCGATCGGGGTACCCGCGCGGCATCGGCTCGGGTGACATTCCGCTCGAGTCGAAGATGATGACGATTGCGGACATCTACGACGCGCTGACGGCCAAGGACCGCCCCTACAAGCGATCGATGCCCGTGCAGAAGGCGCTCGACATCCTGACGTCCGAGGTGAAGGAAGGAAAGGTCGATCCGGATCTGTTCCGGCTCTTCACCGAGGCGCGCGTCTACGATCTCGTCGGCACACCGGCCGCCGGGCGATGAACCCAGCCGTGAAGAGAGGAAAGGGAGGCACCGTGACCGAGCACGTGTACAAGGCGATCGAGCTCACCGGCTCGTCGAAGAAGAG
This genomic interval carries:
- a CDS encoding GAF domain-containing protein — encoded protein: ASLLPVVEAGGPTAPSDPERVATILTRPLDPVSLQEALRRAGAHAKLLGELHELRRRVEDQGKELRELNRIGIALSSERNRDALLAMILTKCREITSADAGSLYLVERKEGAAPSETDFFADKCLLFSLAQNDSVNVPFRASRMEISRQSLAGYAALTGEPLHIEDAYAIRGDAEYRFNRAFDTASGYRTKSLLIIPMRNHKDETIGVLQLINRKRDARATLTGPAAVDDQVIPFGRRTTELASSLSSQAAVAIENARLYEEIQILFEGFIRASVTAIESRDPTTSGHSERVAVLTVGLAERVDRVEAGPYAGRRFSRTDLKEIKYASLLHDFGKIGVKENVLLKEKKLYAHELQAIRDRFAIVRRSLELDASRRKLRHFLELGREEAMAAAASVDPDLAARLAELDRFLETVVQSNEPTVLKEEGSALLKVIAATLVEDAEGKPVPLLSPWEAANLGIGRGSLSPEERREIESHVTHTFQFLSNIPWTRELRQVPRIAYAHHEKLNRSGYPRGIGSGDIPLESKMMTIADIYDALTAKDRPYKRSMPVQKALDILTSEVKEGKVDPDLFRLFTEARVYDLVGTPAAGR